CCtaatatttgaaaagatggcAAGTATTATGAAAACTCCACATACCGAAGACATCATAGAAACTTTAACGCTTGTCAAAGAGCTCGttgaaggagaaaagtGGTATAGGGACCTGCAAGTAAAGCATAACTGTTATGATGGTGCCTGTTATGAGGAAGCCATTTCGGCGAAACTGGGGTCCATGCTTCAACCTAACAACATTCTTGTTAGCGACGAGCAATTGGCCAATTGGAAGAGGAAAATAGAGCAGGATTTGTCACTAAGGGATATGCAATGAAGCCAGTTACCGTTGAATATAAGCTGAATAACAACCTCAACCTGTAGTTTCATCGTAGTGAAGATCATATTGGCACGTATTGtatgatttgaaattttttccTCACTTTGAAGGTTAAAAGGTTAGCGAAGTATAAACTGATCTGACGCCTACGAATTGTAGTCGATCGTATTTTGAAAGGACAAACTCAAGACTTTAGACCAAGTTCTTTAGTTCCAATAGCTACATGACAGTCGAGTCAAACGATAGAAATAAGAGGTCTTACTCAGAACTTGAGGACGGGGAGATAGACCATACCTCAATTACGCACACATCTAACAAATACATTAAAAGTGATGCTTTGTCTGAATTACAGGAGGAAGCAGTAGCCAATGAACTTCCTCTAGAGGCAGGGGTAGTTATGGATTCAGAAAATTATGCTAAATGGCAAAGCACAATCAGTAAAGTTGTTCAATCGGTGGTGTCGATCCATTTCTCACAAGTGGCGCCCTTCGACTGCGACCCACCTTTGGTATCAGAAGCCACCGGATTCGTTGTTGACTCCGAGCTCGGTATCATTCTCACAAACAGACATGTTGTTGGCGCTGGTCCTTTTGTGGGATACGTTGTCTTCGACAACCATGAAGAATGTGATGTCATTCCCATATACAGAGATCCCGTTCACGATTTCGGATTTTTGAAGTTCGATCCTAGTAAAATTAGATATATGACTGTACAGACACTAGAACTGAGGCCATCATTGGCCAAGGTGGGTTCTGAGATCAGAGTGGTTGGTAACGATGCAGGTGAGAAACTGAGTATTCTCGCTGGTTTTATCAGTAGAGTGGATAGAAACGCACCAGACTACGGGGAACTGACATACAATGATTTCAACACAGAGTACATCCAAGCTGCGGCAGCAGCTTCTGGTGGCTCTAGTGGTTCACCAGTGGTGAATATTGATGGTCATGCTGTGGCATTACAAGCCGGTGGTTCCACTGAGGCATCCACAGATTTTTTTCTGCCGCTTGATAGGGTTCTCAGAGCTTTAAAGAGCATCCAGAATAACAAGCCCGTGACTCGTGGTACGATTCAAactcaattccttctcaagCCATATGACGAGTGTAAGAGATTAGGTCTTACGAGCGCCCGTGAAGCTGAAGCTCGTGAAAATTTCCCTGGTAAGATTGGTATGTTAGTTGCTGAGACAGTACTACGAGAAGGCCCTGCTGATGGGAAATTAAAGGAGGGAGATACCCTCATATCCATCAATGACATtgcaatctcttcctttaTACAAGTTGATGACATCCTGGACGAGAATGTGGGTCAAAAGATAGAGGTTCTCGTTCAACGTGGTGGTGTCGATCATAAATGGCAATGCGAAGTTGGCGACCTTCATAAAATAACGCCATCTCGCTATGTTGAAGTATGTGGTGCAACTTTCAATGAGCTGTCCTACCAAATGGCAAGATTTTACGCCTTACCGGTAAAAGGAGTATTTCTAAGTAGCGCTTCTGGCTCGTTCAATTTCGATGCTAAGGAGAAAGTGGGATGGGTCGTTGACTCTATTGACAATCAAAATACACCTACCCTGGACACTTTTATCGAAGTGATGAAAACTATACCAGATCGTAAGCGTGTTACAGTAAAATATCATCACTTGACCGATCAGCATTCGCCTCACGTTGCGTCTGTTTATGTGGATCGTCACTGGTGTAATGAATTCAGGATTTACGAGAGAAATGATAGAACTGGTATTTGGGACTATCATAACGTGGCTGATCCAATTCCAGCCGAACCAGTGCTGCCACAGTCCGCTAAATTTATTGATATTCCTATTGAAAATACAGAAATCGCAAAACTCTCTCATTCCCTTTGTATGGTCTCTACGGTCTGCGCTATTCCTTTAGATTCCATGTCTGCGGAGACTCAAAAGTCCTCTGGTTTGATTATCGACGCTAAAAGAGGGTATGTCATTGTTTCACGCCGTGTTGTGCCACATGATTGTTTAGATGCGTTCGTGACCATTGCAGATTCTGTGATGGTGCCTGCTGATGTCGTTTTCTTACACCCAACACAAAACTACGCAGTTGTAAGGTACGACCCTTCATTAGTTCGGGCTTCTGTAATTGCCCCAAAAATCTCCACCAAGAGATTAAAGAGAGGTGATAAGACGCATTTTGTTGGTATTACTCACAACAATAGACTAGTAACATCCGAGACCAGTGTTAGTGATATTTCTTCGGTCAGCATCCCTAGTAACCTTATCCCCAGATATAGAGCAACCAATCTTGAGGCCATCTCAATTGATTGCAACGTGAGCACCAAATGCAACTCGGGTATTTTGGCAGACAATGATGGAACTGTGAGAGCGTTGTGGTTATCTTTCTTGGGAGAACGTCAGGACGGTAAAGAAAAGGTATACCTTATGGGTCTAGACATAACAGAGTGCCTTGAGGTGATTGATATTTTAAAGCAAGGCAAAACACCCAAAGTGAATATAGTAGATGCTGGGtttggttcaatttctATTCTTCAAGCTAGAATCAGAGGAGTTCCGCAGGAGTGGATTGAGCGCATGGAGAAGGAATCTGATAATAGACATCAGTTTATAACGGTTACAAGAGTTTCATGCACAGATAATGACGTCAAATTAGAGACTGGTGATATAATATTGTCTATCAACGACAAATTGGTAACCAGCATGAGTGACCTGGACGGTGTTGTCACGGAGACCCATGATACCAGAGAGTCTCAAAAACTGCGATTCAAAATTGTTCGCGATATAGAAGTTGTGGACCTGGATATTAGTCTGGTAGAAGTGAAGGAGACTGAACAGGTTGTTATTTTTGCTGGAAGTATCATTCAAAAGCCACATCACGCCGTCCGTCAAGCGATGATCAACCTTCCAAGTGAAGTATACTGTATTTTCAGGGGCGAGTCTTCACCTGCAGTCCAGTATGGTATCTCGGCAACAAATTTCATCACCCATGTCAATGAAGTCGATACTCCCGACGTTGAAACCTTCCTGAAAGTGGTCAAAACCATTCCAGATAATACCTACTGTAAGATGAGACTAGTCACTTTTGATAACGTTCCCTTCGcaatatctttgaaaactaACTATCACTATTTTCCAACCGCTGAGttaaagaaagatttgaagtcAAACAAATGGATTGAAAAGGAATATAACAAAACCGAAGAAGctgattcaaagaactaGCATGAAAGCATTGTATATAGAGATATATAGCAAAACTGCATAACATTCAATAGCATTATCTTTTTCTTATATCTTTTTCCTATGTAACATGATATGTTATGATTCGATAACATTTTAAATGCAGCTCATTATATGTACCGTTGAATCATAAATGAATATATGTTTCCATGAGAGAAATATGTACAGGCTGTTCTAGAAGGCAAGCATCGATGGAATAATTAGTTGGGCattaatcttttcaagtgTTTAATGTGCGTTTCGTGTGCTAATGTCTTCCCACTTAGTGATTTTAGAGATCTGCGCGACCATCCAGCGTTACCATGACTTCTTCCGGCTTTGCCTCTCTTGAAGCTTGTTGCAGTCTTTCTCCACCTCTTTGCAGCTCCTTTGTGAGTTTTCATAAGACTTCTCGTCAAAATAAGTGAAGGTGCCTCTACTTTAGAGAAAGTATTCAGGCATGTTCTGAAAATAGGGTTAATGATCGAACTGAAGAACATCATCAATGGGTATATGGAGTCTTTGATGTGTTCCTAGATGGGTTTTGCagttcttccaattcaACCATTTTCAGTTCAAAATCTAGATTTTTCGAGCGAGGAACCTTCTGCCTAAAAATCCGAATAAATTATCATTTGGACCAAAGCACGTAAaatttggtgaaatttATTACATATGTGCTTTTAAGAGCTGATACATTTAATATTTACAGACATAAGATTGTAATATAATTTCTTGAGTGGTAAGATTCGTTTATGCAGCTGAATATGGTTCTACATCATACCCTGAGCACGGTAAGCAGCCagagtttcttcaatcttagCGCTGACAACCGGGTCAGCCTTGATTCTCTTTTGAACTTTAGCAGCTTCCGCAAAGGTAGTAGCCTGAAGTTTTTCATCGACAGTTCTTGCCAAGTTggcagcttcttcaaacagATTGATAGCTTCATCGACTTCTTCCTGTTGCAACTTCAATTGTGCCAAACCGACCTTTGCTTGTTCGGAAGTAGGATCTCTTCTACAAGCTTCTTCTAGCAACAAAGTAGCCTCACGAAAGTTTTCGACACTTGGTTGCCTGGCCAACAAAGTGGCTTTACCGACCAATGGAGCCACACCAACATGAATGCCGTCTAGAGCTTCTTCCAATCTTTTAGCAATTTCGTACTGTTTCAAAGCAGCTTCCAAATCACCTTTATCGCCCAAGATTTCAGCATAAAAGTTTGGGACTTCTGGAGCAGTTGGGAATTTTCTCTTAGCTTCACTGAACAAGGTTTCACAGTCGTCAAATTTGTCTTCACGGTACGCTAGACAAGCCAATTGAATGTAAGGGAAAATGTTGTTTTCATCACATTCCTTAGCCTTGTCGAAGTCTTTACCTGCCTTTTCGTATTGACCGGTAATGTAATACATTTGACCTCTGTGGTAGTATGCAGGGCCATAGTTTGGATCTAGTGCGATAGCTTTGTCAAAGTATTGGTAGTATTCCTCTGCTTGACCCTTATCAGCCATTATTAGAGCCATGTAAATGTATGAGTTCAATCTTGGGTGTAGTTGGATAGCCTTTTCGATATCGTCGTGAGCTTCCAAAGGATcgttcttcaaaaacttAAAGATACCATTATGTTCCAAAGCAATTGCagtcttttccttcaaaacGGCGTCATCAGGGAATTCACTCAACTTgttggtgaaaaaagaAGCGGACTTTACGAATGCTTCATCAGCAAGTTTGTAACCTTCGGAAGAGCGCTTGTATAGATCCTCCAAcccattcttcaatccAACGTCGGCTTCGTCATTTTCATTGTAGTTAGCAAAAGTGGTCTCTGGTGGGAAAataccaaagaaagaagccaaagcaGTGTTTGAAGGCAGTTGTTGGCTGACATTGTTGCCTAACTTGTCCTTCAACACAAACATTGCTTGTTTGTTCAGGTTTCTCTCCAACATGGGTTCAATGGAAGACCCATTGAAGTCACCGTTCAACGACAACACAGAAAGATCAAACATAGCATCAGCGTAATTTTCCAAACTCTCGTTAGCCGACGCTCTACGGAGCAAAGCCTTGGAATAATCTGGTTTCAGTTCAAGTGCCTTAGTACTGTTCTCGACAACTTTATCCAATTGACCCAAAGAAACATAACATGCAGAGATGTTAGAGTAGAAAACAGGATCCTTCTTAACCACTAAAGCATAGTTATAGTATTTCAGAGCATTATCATAAtcctttttcttgaaaaactcaTTACCCCtatccttcaaagcagTCGCATAAGTCTCTCTCAACTCCTGAGAAAGCTCCTCGATGTTCTCAAGTAGAGGTTCACCATTTTGACCCACAGGATACACTGGTGTACCACCATTCTCACcgctcttcttcttcttgttcttctttttcttcttagaaCTCTCAGAGCCTTCTGCACctttctcatcttcatccagaGCTGCTCTCTGAGCCTGACGATAGTAATAATATGCACCAATGGCTGCAGAACCGGCCGCTGCCGTAGCTATAATAGCTGTCTTGTTTCTAGACACAAAACTAGAAACGGAATTATCGGAAGACATCTCAACTTTCACACAAGGTTCTCACTGTTCAACACTACTATCTTAACTCCAAACAGGCCTGTAATGTGACTGTCAGAGTGGCAATCCCTCCCAGATCTATGTTCAAATATCGTGAACTTTCAGTACCCTTTGCTATATGAACTAATAAgcaaatttttcagtcaTAAGCAACGTATCTGATAGGGTAACGAATTGGCTTAAGAATTGTGGTTTAATATATATACAAGAGTTGTTCAGGAGTGTGTTACTCCCACTGTGATCTGTCCTGTCTTCTGGATTTAAGCCATTGCTTCTTGCACTCTCGGTAAGCGTCGAAATATTCCTTGCAGAGGTCCTTGTTGTAGTCATTTCTGTCCAGGCAATTGAGACTCATCTGAGCGGACTCCTGGCAGGGGTCATAGTACTGGCTCGGGCCCTTGATGGCAAACATGAGTCTGTTTACGCCAGATTCTGGGTTTTCGGGGTAGTATTGGAATTTGCTAGGGTCCTGCCCTTTTGGAGCATAATCAACTTTGGAGCTGTCCTTGACCGCCCCATTCACGTTGGGTTCAGAACTGAggatcttttcatcttcagatgGCTTCTCTGGTCTTGCGTTGGACATActgaagctttgaa
This DNA window, taken from Torulaspora delbrueckii CBS 1146 chromosome 2, complete genome, encodes the following:
- the NMA111 gene encoding Nma111p (similar to Saccharomyces cerevisiae NMA111 (YNL123W); ancestral locus Anc_2.150), whose protein sequence is MTVESNDRNKRSYSELEDGEIDHTSITHTSNKYIKSDALSELQEEAVANELPLEAGVVMDSENYAKWQSTISKVVQSVVSIHFSQVAPFDCDPPLVSEATGFVVDSELGIILTNRHVVGAGPFVGYVVFDNHEECDVIPIYRDPVHDFGFLKFDPSKIRYMTVQTLELRPSLAKVGSEIRVVGNDAGEKLSILAGFISRVDRNAPDYGELTYNDFNTEYIQAAAAASGGSSGSPVVNIDGHAVALQAGGSTEASTDFFLPLDRVLRALKSIQNNKPVTRGTIQTQFLLKPYDECKRLGLTSAREAEARENFPGKIGMLVAETVLREGPADGKLKEGDTLISINDIAISSFIQVDDILDENVGQKIEVLVQRGGVDHKWQCEVGDLHKITPSRYVEVCGATFNELSYQMARFYALPVKGVFLSSASGSFNFDAKEKVGWVVDSIDNQNTPTLDTFIEVMKTIPDRKRVTVKYHHLTDQHSPHVASVYVDRHWCNEFRIYERNDRTGIWDYHNVADPIPAEPVLPQSAKFIDIPIENTEIAKLSHSLCMVSTVCAIPLDSMSAETQKSSGLIIDAKRGYVIVSRRVVPHDCLDAFVTIADSVMVPADVVFLHPTQNYAVVRYDPSLVRASVIAPKISTKRLKRGDKTHFVGITHNNRLVTSETSVSDISSVSIPSNLIPRYRATNLEAISIDCNVSTKCNSGILADNDGTVRALWLSFLGERQDGKEKVYLMGLDITECLEVIDILKQGKTPKVNIVDAGFGSISILQARIRGVPQEWIERMEKESDNRHQFITVTRVSCTDNDVKLETGDIILSINDKLVTSMSDLDGVVTETHDTRESQKLRFKIVRDIEVVDLDISLVEVKETEQVVIFAGSIIQKPHHAVRQAMINLPSEVYCIFRGESSPAVQYGISATNFITHVNEVDTPDVETFLKVVKTIPDNTYCKMRLVTFDNVPFAISLKTNYHYFPTAELKKDLKSNKWIEKEYNKTEEADSKN
- the MRP35 gene encoding mitochondrial 54S ribosomal protein bL35m (similar to Saccharomyces cerevisiae YNL122C; ancestral locus Anc_2.151), with amino-acid sequence MMFFSSIINPIFRTCLNTFSKVEAPSLILTRSLMKTHKGAAKRWRKTATSFKRGKAGRSHGNAGWSRRSLKSLSGKTLAHETHIKHLKRLMPN
- the TOM70 gene encoding protein channel TOM70 (similar to Saccharomyces cerevisiae TOM71 (YHR117W) and TOM70 (YNL121C); ancestral locus Anc_2.152), which gives rise to MSSDNSVSSFVSRNKTAIIATAAAGSAAIGAYYYYRQAQRAALDEDEKGAEGSESSKKKKKNKKKKSGENGGTPVYPVGQNGEPLLENIEELSQELRETYATALKDRGNEFFKKKDYDNALKYYNYALVVKKDPVFYSNISACYVSLGQLDKVVENSTKALELKPDYSKALLRRASANESLENYADAMFDLSVLSLNGDFNGSSIEPMLERNLNKQAMFVLKDKLGNNVSQQLPSNTALASFFGIFPPETTFANYNENDEADVGLKNGLEDLYKRSSEGYKLADEAFVKSASFFTNKLSEFPDDAVLKEKTAIALEHNGIFKFLKNDPLEAHDDIEKAIQLHPRLNSYIYMALIMADKGQAEEYYQYFDKAIALDPNYGPAYYHRGQMYYITGQYEKAGKDFDKAKECDENNIFPYIQLACLAYREDKFDDCETLFSEAKRKFPTAPEVPNFYAEILGDKGDLEAALKQYEIAKRLEEALDGIHVGVAPLVGKATLLARQPSVENFREATLLLEEACRRDPTSEQAKVGLAQLKLQQEEVDEAINLFEEAANLARTVDEKLQATTFAEAAKVQKRIKADPVVSAKIEETLAAYRAQGMM
- the COX23 gene encoding Cox23p (similar to Saccharomyces cerevisiae COX23 (YHR116W); ancestral locus Anc_2.153), giving the protein MSNARPEKPSEDEKILSSEPNVNGAVKDSSKVDYAPKGQDPSKFQYYPENPESGVNRLMFAIKGPSQYYDPCQESAQMSLNCLDRNDYNKDLCKEYFDAYRECKKQWLKSRRQDRSQWE